In Alteromonas sp. V450, the following proteins share a genomic window:
- the plsX gene encoding phosphate acyltransferase PlsX, producing MSKLTIALDIMGGDHGPPVILPAAVKAIQLHPDVHFTLCGDEDTIKAGIQPLTNAERNRVTIVHCSQVVEMGEAPTSALRNKKDSSMRRVIELVESGEANACVSAGNTGALLTLSFYLLKTLSGIDRPALINMMPTTGHHNVFLLDLGANVNCTPEILFQYGVMGSVLAQEVAGIESPRVALLNVGEEEIKGNAQVKSADQLFKDAPGINYIGYVEGDDIFTDHADVVVTDGFTGNVALKSSEGLAKLVINEVKRQSQKNFYTRLLAKIAFPLLKSIYNSVNPDQYNGASLIGLRGIVIKSHGNAQKDAFYYAIVQAMKEAKMHLPEKIKTKIETVLLEQL from the coding sequence TTGTCTAAACTAACCATCGCGTTAGATATCATGGGGGGCGATCATGGTCCCCCTGTTATCCTTCCCGCAGCCGTAAAGGCAATTCAACTTCACCCAGACGTGCACTTCACGCTATGCGGTGATGAAGATACCATCAAAGCAGGTATACAGCCCCTTACCAACGCTGAACGCAACCGCGTTACTATTGTGCATTGCTCACAAGTGGTTGAGATGGGCGAAGCGCCAACGTCAGCGCTACGAAATAAAAAAGATTCTTCTATGCGTCGCGTTATTGAACTTGTCGAAAGTGGCGAGGCAAACGCGTGCGTAAGCGCAGGTAATACCGGTGCACTGCTTACCCTATCATTCTATTTGCTTAAAACCTTATCAGGTATTGATAGGCCCGCACTCATTAACATGATGCCTACGACAGGGCACCATAACGTATTTCTTTTGGATTTAGGCGCTAACGTAAATTGCACGCCTGAAATACTTTTCCAATATGGCGTGATGGGGTCAGTGCTTGCACAAGAAGTGGCAGGAATTGAGTCGCCACGCGTTGCTTTGTTAAACGTGGGCGAAGAAGAAATTAAAGGTAACGCGCAGGTAAAATCTGCCGACCAGCTTTTTAAAGACGCGCCAGGCATAAACTATATTGGTTACGTTGAAGGTGACGACATTTTCACCGATCATGCCGATGTGGTGGTAACAGACGGTTTTACCGGAAACGTGGCGCTTAAATCGAGCGAAGGGCTGGCTAAGCTAGTGATAAACGAAGTAAAGCGCCAGTCTCAGAAAAACTTTTATACCCGATTATTAGCAAAAATTGCCTTCCCATTACTGAAATCTATCTATAACAGCGTGAACCCCGACCAGTATAACGGTGCGAGTCTGATAGGATTGCGCGGCATTGTTATCAAGAGTCACGGAAATGCACAAAAAGACGCCTTTTATTACGCCATCGTGCAAGCAATGAAAGAAGCAAAAATGCATTTGCCTGAAAAGATAAAGACAAAGATAGAAACGGTATTGTTGGAGCAGCTTTGA
- a CDS encoding beta-ketoacyl-ACP synthase III — MSKYSRFIGTGSYYPSDVRTNADLEQMVDTSDEWITDRTGIKERRIIGADETAATMGAEASKKAIEMAGIDPKSIDMIVCATTSGRYALPSTACEIQRILDLDGIPAFDVAAACAGYCYALSVADQYIKSGMAKRILVIGTDCLSRLIDPEDRTMVILFGDAAGATIIEASDEPGILSTHIHAAGSYGDLLYVGNPTRGDEQSVHENWGVMRGNEVFKVAVTKLSEVVEQTLAANGMQKSDLDWLVPHQANFRIIKATAKKLNMSLDQVVLTLEQYGNTSAATVPTALDTAIRDGRIQRGQHLLLEAFGGGFAWASALVRY, encoded by the coding sequence TTGAGCAAATATTCACGCTTTATAGGAACAGGTAGCTATTATCCCAGCGACGTGCGTACAAACGCAGATTTAGAGCAAATGGTGGACACCAGTGACGAATGGATCACTGACCGTACCGGGATAAAAGAGCGACGCATTATTGGAGCAGATGAAACCGCTGCTACCATGGGGGCAGAAGCCAGTAAAAAAGCCATCGAAATGGCTGGCATTGACCCGAAATCTATCGACATGATTGTGTGCGCTACCACAAGTGGTCGCTATGCGCTTCCAAGCACAGCATGTGAAATTCAACGCATTCTTGATTTAGACGGTATTCCAGCATTTGACGTGGCTGCTGCATGCGCAGGCTATTGTTATGCGTTAAGCGTAGCTGACCAGTACATCAAATCGGGAATGGCTAAACGCATTCTTGTGATCGGAACCGACTGCTTAAGCCGTCTAATAGACCCAGAAGACAGAACTATGGTCATTCTGTTTGGTGATGCCGCAGGTGCGACCATCATTGAAGCCAGTGATGAACCTGGTATTTTATCTACACATATTCATGCCGCAGGTTCATACGGCGACTTGTTGTACGTAGGTAATCCAACCCGTGGTGATGAACAGTCAGTTCACGAAAACTGGGGAGTGATGCGCGGTAACGAAGTCTTTAAAGTAGCGGTAACCAAGCTTTCAGAAGTGGTTGAACAAACCCTTGCTGCGAACGGTATGCAAAAATCTGATCTTGACTGGTTAGTACCTCACCAAGCAAACTTTAGAATTATTAAAGCGACAGCTAAAAAGTTAAATATGTCTCTTGATCAAGTTGTGCTTACGTTAGAGCAGTATGGTAATACTTCTGCTGCTACCGTTCCCACAGCGCTTGATACCGCTATTAGAGACGGACGCATTCAACGCGGACAGCATTTATTACTAGAGGCATTCGGAGGCGGATTTGCATGGGCGTCAGCGCTTGTACGCTATTAG
- the fabD gene encoding ACP S-malonyltransferase codes for MTKTACVFPGQGSQSVGMLKELAETSPIIEATFKEASDALGYDLWDLVQNDADGKLNETHITQPALLAASVAIWRVIREQGIDVDYLAGHSLGEYSALVCGGAMDFADAIKLVEARGKYMQEAVPAGAGAMYAIIGLDDASIADICQQTAIATGDVVAPVNFNSPGQVVIAGEKNAAEQAANACKEAGAKRALPLAVSVPSHCELMRPAADKLEDALSSLNVNEPAINIVNNVDVTIETQGDAIKNALVRQLYCPVQWTRTVEYLAAAGVERVIEVGPGKVLTGLNKRIDKSLASLAVNTPDSVEALKQ; via the coding sequence ATGACAAAGACAGCCTGTGTATTTCCAGGACAAGGTTCTCAAAGTGTGGGCATGCTAAAGGAACTTGCTGAGACTTCTCCTATTATCGAAGCAACGTTTAAAGAAGCCTCTGACGCACTTGGATACGACCTGTGGGATTTAGTCCAAAATGATGCAGACGGTAAACTTAACGAAACCCATATCACTCAGCCAGCGTTGCTTGCAGCGAGTGTTGCAATTTGGCGTGTTATTCGCGAGCAGGGCATAGACGTAGATTACCTAGCGGGTCACAGCCTTGGTGAATACTCAGCATTAGTATGTGGCGGCGCCATGGATTTTGCTGATGCTATCAAGCTTGTAGAAGCTCGTGGTAAATATATGCAAGAGGCTGTACCGGCTGGCGCGGGTGCTATGTATGCCATTATCGGGTTAGACGACGCGTCCATTGCTGATATATGCCAGCAAACTGCTATTGCTACGGGCGATGTGGTTGCGCCGGTAAACTTTAACTCTCCAGGCCAAGTGGTTATTGCAGGGGAAAAGAATGCAGCAGAGCAAGCCGCTAATGCATGTAAAGAAGCGGGCGCAAAACGTGCACTTCCTCTAGCGGTAAGCGTTCCTTCACACTGCGAATTAATGCGTCCTGCAGCAGATAAATTAGAAGACGCGTTATCGTCATTGAACGTTAATGAGCCTGCAATCAATATTGTGAATAATGTTGATGTCACTATTGAAACCCAAGGTGATGCAATCAAGAACGCGTTAGTAAGACAACTATATTGCCCTGTTCAATGGACGCGTACTGTTGAATATTTGGCGGCAGCGGGTGTTGAGCGCGTTATTGAAGTAGGTCCAGGTAAAGTACTTACCGGACTGAATAAACGTATTGATAAGAGCCTAGCGTCTCTTGCAGTTAATACACCTGATAGTGTTGAAGCATTAAAACAATAA
- the fabG gene encoding 3-oxoacyl-ACP reductase FabG produces the protein MSQLDGKVALVTGASRGIGKAIATQLAQQGATVIGTATSENGAQAISDYLSEFGGKGFALNVTDKESVDTTLKAINDAFGSIDILVNNAGITRDNLLMRMKDDEWQDIIDTNLTSIFTLSKAVLRGMMKKRCGRIVNIGSVVGSAGNAGQANYAAAKAGVIGFSKSMAREVASRGITINVVAPGFIDTDMTKALTDDQKEAIFKDIPANRLGAPDEIAATVAFLVSDGAAYITGETIHVNGGMYMG, from the coding sequence ATGAGTCAATTAGACGGTAAAGTTGCGCTTGTTACCGGCGCAAGCCGAGGTATAGGCAAGGCGATTGCCACGCAGCTTGCTCAGCAAGGTGCTACAGTTATCGGAACGGCAACCAGTGAAAATGGCGCGCAAGCGATCAGTGATTATCTTTCTGAATTCGGGGGCAAGGGTTTTGCGCTTAATGTCACCGACAAAGAAAGCGTAGATACAACATTAAAAGCAATTAACGACGCATTTGGTAGCATCGATATTTTGGTCAATAATGCCGGTATCACACGTGATAATCTGCTAATGCGCATGAAAGATGATGAATGGCAGGATATTATCGACACCAATTTAACCTCGATTTTCACGCTGTCTAAAGCGGTACTTCGCGGTATGATGAAGAAACGCTGTGGTCGCATTGTAAATATTGGTTCAGTGGTGGGCAGTGCGGGTAATGCCGGACAGGCAAACTATGCTGCGGCGAAAGCAGGGGTTATTGGTTTTTCTAAATCAATGGCACGTGAAGTGGCTTCTCGTGGTATTACCATTAACGTTGTAGCGCCAGGTTTTATCGATACTGATATGACCAAAGCGCTGACCGATGACCAAAAAGAAGCCATTTTCAAAGATATTCCGGCGAACCGTTTAGGTGCGCCTGATGAAATTGCAGCCACTGTTGCCTTTTTAGTGAGCGATGGTGCAGCCTATATTACAGGCGAAACTATCCACGTAAATGGTGGTATGTATATGGGGTAA
- the acpP gene encoding acyl carrier protein produces the protein MSNIEERVKKIIVEQLGVKEEEVKAEASFVDDLGADSLDTVELVMALEEEFDTEIPDEEAEKITTVQSAIDYINANKDA, from the coding sequence ATGAGTAACATTGAAGAACGCGTTAAGAAAATCATCGTTGAACAACTTGGCGTGAAAGAAGAAGAAGTAAAAGCAGAAGCTTCATTCGTTGACGATTTAGGCGCTGATTCACTTGACACTGTTGAGCTAGTGATGGCTTTGGAAGAAGAATTCGACACTGAAATTCCTGACGAAGAAGCAGAAAAAATTACTACTGTTCAGTCTGCAATTGACTACATCAACGCTAACAAAGACGCTTAA
- the fabF gene encoding beta-ketoacyl-ACP synthase II, translated as MTKRRVVVTGLGMLSPLGLNSEDTWRKLLAGESGIGEITHFDCSDYSTRFAGQINDFDPQEYIEKKETKKMDRFIQLGIAAGKQALADSGLTISQDNAHRVGVAIGSGIGGLEQIEQNHLKLTNSGPKRVSPFFVPSTITNMISGFLSIIEGLKGPNLNVVTACTTGVHNIGIAARTIAYGDADAMLAGGAEASITPLGMAGFGAARALSTRNEDPKAASRPWDKDRDGFVMGEGAGVVMLEEYEAAKARGANIYAELVGFGMSGDAYHMTSPPEDGEGAAASMQNAINDANIDAKDIGYINAHGTSTPAGDVAEVAAVKRVFDNHAYNLLVSSTKSMTGHLLGAAGSVEAIFTVLALRDKMAPPTVNLDEPGEGCDLDFVAHKAKAFSEDYALCNSFGFGGTNGSLIFKRI; from the coding sequence GTGACAAAACGTCGCGTAGTGGTTACTGGTCTTGGAATGCTTTCACCATTAGGTCTCAATAGCGAAGACACATGGCGCAAATTGCTCGCGGGCGAAAGCGGCATCGGTGAAATCACCCATTTTGATTGTAGTGACTATTCAACCCGTTTTGCAGGTCAAATTAATGATTTTGATCCGCAGGAATACATTGAAAAGAAAGAAACCAAGAAAATGGACCGCTTTATCCAGTTGGGTATAGCAGCAGGCAAGCAAGCCTTGGCCGATTCTGGTTTAACGATTTCACAAGATAATGCGCATCGCGTAGGTGTGGCAATCGGTTCAGGTATTGGTGGCTTAGAGCAAATTGAACAAAACCACCTCAAACTTACCAATAGCGGTCCTAAGCGCGTTTCGCCGTTTTTTGTACCATCAACCATCACTAATATGATCTCCGGTTTTTTGTCAATCATAGAAGGACTGAAAGGCCCTAATCTAAATGTAGTGACGGCGTGTACAACTGGTGTTCACAATATTGGTATTGCAGCAAGAACAATTGCGTACGGCGATGCAGACGCCATGCTAGCCGGGGGCGCTGAAGCCTCTATTACTCCGTTGGGAATGGCAGGCTTTGGTGCTGCGAGAGCATTGTCAACGCGCAATGAAGACCCTAAAGCCGCAAGTCGTCCTTGGGATAAAGATCGTGACGGCTTTGTCATGGGTGAAGGCGCAGGCGTTGTTATGCTCGAAGAGTATGAAGCTGCAAAAGCACGAGGTGCGAATATTTATGCTGAACTTGTTGGGTTTGGTATGAGTGGCGATGCCTATCATATGACATCTCCACCCGAAGATGGTGAAGGTGCAGCCGCATCGATGCAAAATGCGATAAATGATGCGAATATAGACGCCAAAGACATTGGATATATAAACGCTCATGGCACATCAACGCCAGCAGGTGATGTAGCAGAAGTCGCGGCAGTCAAGCGCGTTTTTGACAATCACGCCTATAATTTGCTTGTTAGCTCTACCAAGTCAATGACTGGTCACTTACTGGGTGCTGCCGGTTCAGTTGAGGCAATTTTCACTGTTTTGGCACTGCGTGACAAAATGGCGCCGCCAACCGTTAACTTGGATGAGCCAGGTGAAGGCTGCGACTTAGATTTTGTTGCACACAAAGCAAAAGCATTTAGTGAAGACTATGCGCTGTGTAATTCATTTGGGTTTGGCGGTACGAACGGCTCATTGATCTTTAAGCGTATTTAA
- the pabC gene encoding aminodeoxychorismate lyase, whose protein sequence is MRIIPSTTPISPSDRAFNYGDGVFTTLLVNEHIVQLLPYHISRLVHDAAAIKLTIDTHTLEAAIAEHVNAIKLASSENASSKYVLKIHVSGGQAGRGYARSENSEALIRFSHHPYPSHYDSLANQGVSVICAQTRLAIQPLLAGVKHMNRLEQVLVKHEVDEAGVDDAIVCDTQDNIIEASAGNVFFHFNEQWYTPSLKGSGVNGVVRQCLIDSLLNDNNSLHVGDYDLSYLRRSSAVVITNALVGVMPVQQIRMPDFSYVEFDVQSDVIVALKKRLENVLKH, encoded by the coding sequence GTGAGAATAATCCCTAGCACTACGCCTATTTCACCGAGTGACAGGGCGTTTAATTACGGAGACGGTGTGTTTACCACATTGTTGGTGAACGAACACATAGTACAATTATTGCCTTATCATATTTCTCGTTTAGTACACGATGCAGCGGCCATCAAACTGACTATTGATACCCACACGCTTGAGGCGGCTATTGCTGAACATGTTAACGCGATCAAACTTGCTTCTAGCGAGAACGCTTCATCTAAATATGTACTAAAAATCCATGTTTCTGGTGGTCAGGCGGGTAGAGGCTACGCACGCAGCGAAAACAGTGAAGCACTTATAAGATTTAGCCATCACCCTTATCCAAGTCATTACGATAGTTTGGCTAATCAAGGTGTTAGTGTGATTTGTGCTCAAACACGGTTGGCTATTCAGCCTTTACTTGCGGGCGTTAAGCATATGAACAGGCTAGAGCAAGTTTTAGTTAAGCACGAAGTAGATGAAGCAGGTGTTGACGACGCTATTGTTTGCGATACACAAGACAACATAATTGAAGCGAGTGCTGGAAATGTGTTTTTCCACTTCAATGAGCAATGGTATACCCCTTCTTTGAAAGGAAGCGGCGTTAATGGTGTTGTCAGGCAGTGTCTTATTGATTCTCTGTTAAATGACAATAATTCGCTTCATGTGGGGGACTATGACCTTTCTTATTTGAGAAGATCGAGTGCAGTGGTAATAACCAATGCGCTAGTGGGCGTTATGCCGGTGCAGCAGATACGGATGCCGGATTTTTCTTATGTCGAATTTGATGTACAAAGCGATGTAATTGTTGCGCTAAAAAAACGACTTGAAAATGTGCTTAAGCACTAG
- the mltG gene encoding endolytic transglycosylase MltG, producing the protein MKRIVTILLSLVMLVAVGGACSVMYVSSKVTNELTVESETLFTIENGSNAYRTVKHLRNVGMTDVPPFVAKIWLKFFADSTSVKSGTYMLRPGQSLADAFTLFTEGNEHLFAVSLVEGLTLAQWLEVLEQNKDLAFDLNEEKLNQLTRNNGVDWCCDNVSQTEGVYLADTYFFTKGTAASEILKRAHRALIEFLENDWEHRNADLPLATPYDALILASIIEKETAVPEERDMISGVFVNRLNRNMRLQTDPTVIYGIGPTFDGNITRKHLRTATPYNTYVIKGLPPTPIAMAGKAAIHAALHPLTTDALYFVAKGDGSHQFSTTLAEHNAAVRKYQLKR; encoded by the coding sequence ATGAAGCGGATAGTAACTATTCTATTATCTCTTGTTATGCTTGTCGCTGTTGGGGGAGCTTGTAGCGTAATGTACGTTTCAAGCAAGGTTACAAATGAATTAACAGTAGAAAGTGAGACCTTATTTACCATTGAAAACGGCAGCAATGCTTATCGCACTGTCAAACACTTACGTAACGTAGGTATGACTGATGTACCGCCGTTTGTCGCTAAGATCTGGCTTAAATTCTTTGCAGACAGTACGTCCGTAAAGTCTGGGACTTATATGCTGCGCCCTGGTCAGTCGCTGGCGGATGCTTTTACCCTTTTTACTGAGGGGAATGAGCATCTATTTGCAGTGAGTTTAGTTGAAGGACTAACCCTTGCTCAGTGGCTTGAGGTGCTTGAACAAAATAAAGATCTGGCGTTTGATTTAAATGAAGAGAAATTAAATCAGCTTACTCGAAATAATGGCGTTGACTGGTGCTGCGATAATGTTTCGCAGACCGAAGGCGTGTATCTGGCTGACACTTATTTCTTTACCAAAGGCACAGCAGCCAGTGAAATTTTAAAAAGAGCGCACCGTGCGTTAATTGAGTTTCTCGAAAATGATTGGGAACACCGAAATGCCGATTTACCATTAGCGACGCCTTATGACGCACTTATATTGGCCAGTATCATAGAAAAAGAAACGGCTGTGCCTGAAGAGCGTGACATGATTTCTGGCGTATTCGTCAATAGATTAAACAGAAATATGCGTCTTCAAACTGATCCTACCGTGATTTATGGTATTGGTCCCACATTTGACGGAAACATTACCCGTAAGCATCTGCGAACGGCTACACCTTACAATACCTATGTAATCAAGGGGCTTCCACCTACGCCCATCGCGATGGCAGGCAAGGCAGCCATTCACGCTGCGCTGCATCCACTTACAACGGATGCTCTATACTTTGTGGCGAAGGGCGATGGCAGCCACCAATTTTCTACTACGCTAGCTGAACATAATGCAGCTGTGCGAAAATACCAGTTAAAACGATAG
- the tmk gene encoding dTMP kinase gives MRGKFIVVEGLEGAGKSSVIGLIVQALEDAGKRVEQTREPGGTPMAEAIRECVKHDWDETVSEETELLLMYAARVQLLTNKIFPSLDNGAWVVGDRHDLSSQAYQGGGRGVSEKTMAAISDIALKGFKPDLTIYLDVEPAVGLERARGRGELDRIEQAGLAFFERTRAKYLSLAKQDESIVVVSAMQAMEKVHQDVIAIINDYVTASTSERNGNTHNNSQQEQG, from the coding sequence ATGCGCGGAAAGTTTATTGTAGTTGAAGGTCTTGAAGGGGCAGGAAAAAGCTCGGTTATAGGGCTTATTGTTCAAGCCTTAGAAGATGCGGGAAAACGCGTTGAGCAAACTCGTGAACCGGGCGGCACACCCATGGCAGAAGCCATTCGAGAATGTGTTAAGCACGATTGGGATGAAACCGTCAGTGAAGAAACAGAACTGCTTCTTATGTATGCAGCTCGGGTTCAGTTACTCACCAATAAAATCTTTCCATCTCTTGATAATGGTGCGTGGGTAGTAGGTGATAGACATGATTTATCATCTCAAGCCTATCAAGGTGGTGGTCGAGGCGTGAGTGAAAAAACAATGGCAGCCATCAGCGACATCGCTCTTAAAGGGTTTAAGCCAGACTTAACTATTTATCTTGATGTCGAGCCTGCCGTTGGACTGGAGCGAGCTCGTGGGCGCGGGGAGCTAGATCGCATTGAGCAAGCGGGGCTGGCCTTTTTTGAGCGTACCCGTGCTAAATACTTGTCTCTTGCGAAGCAAGATGAGTCCATTGTTGTGGTAAGTGCAATGCAGGCGATGGAAAAGGTTCATCAAGACGTGATTGCTATTATCAACGACTACGTAACGGCTTCAACTAGCGAACGCAATGGCAACACCCACAATAACAGCCAGCAGGAACAAGGCTAA
- a CDS encoding DNA polymerase III subunit delta', which translates to MHVLPWFAATFSTLISRYIAKKLHHGLLLTGPKGIGKYQLALALSNTLLCKQPSIDGPCEQCQSCHLRQAGNHPDIHVLESEKQLGVDKIREGITKLSGTAQMGGNKILLIPRADWMTEAAANALLKTLEEPTNNTFLLLVTDSINKIMPTILSRCERQILSLPSVSESLNYLNAKGVEDANEALLAAYGYAPLRVEEALSGEEDISYRNFSDGMQALLAGDANLQAQTLANKWQDNASQIALWCQQMAHDKYIKRQQTVDFKRYKACVDAVRTLQHAGVNKSMVLFGLLKQFQR; encoded by the coding sequence ATGCACGTACTACCTTGGTTTGCTGCAACGTTCTCAACGCTAATCTCGCGATATATTGCAAAGAAATTACACCATGGCTTATTGCTTACAGGGCCAAAGGGAATTGGAAAATACCAACTCGCGCTAGCATTGAGCAACACGCTGTTGTGTAAGCAGCCAAGTATTGATGGCCCCTGTGAGCAGTGTCAAAGTTGCCACCTGAGGCAAGCCGGAAACCACCCTGACATTCATGTTTTAGAAAGTGAAAAGCAGCTAGGTGTGGATAAAATCCGTGAAGGTATTACCAAGCTTTCAGGTACTGCACAAATGGGAGGAAATAAAATATTGCTAATCCCTCGTGCTGACTGGATGACTGAAGCGGCTGCTAATGCACTGTTGAAAACCTTGGAAGAGCCCACAAATAATACCTTCCTGTTGCTGGTCACTGACAGTATCAATAAAATTATGCCAACCATCTTAAGTCGATGTGAGCGGCAGATACTTTCGCTACCATCAGTATCAGAGAGTTTGAACTACTTAAACGCGAAAGGCGTAGAAGATGCAAATGAAGCATTACTAGCTGCTTATGGCTATGCCCCCCTTCGTGTAGAAGAAGCACTTTCTGGTGAGGAAGACATTAGCTATCGCAATTTTAGTGATGGAATGCAGGCGCTCCTAGCAGGCGATGCAAATTTGCAAGCACAAACGCTTGCAAACAAGTGGCAGGACAATGCGTCTCAAATAGCATTGTGGTGCCAGCAAATGGCCCATGACAAGTATATAAAACGTCAACAGACTGTTGATTTTAAACGTTATAAAGCGTGTGTTGATGCAGTTAGAACGCTGCAGCATGCAGGCGTTAACAAATCGATGGTACTTTTTGGGTTACTAAAACAATTTCAACGTTAG
- a CDS encoding TatD family hydrolase — translation MFVDSHCHLDRLKQGPEELAETLNFARTRGVEHFLCVCVSVADYDGMLAAVSQFDDVSVSCGVHPLHQDEACSYEELLEKAQRDEVVAIGETGLDYFYSPESKEIQLTSFVDHIKVANETKKPLIIHTRDAREDTINLLREHKAPHTKGVLHCFTESLEMAQAAIEMDFYISISGIVTFNSADELREVVKAIPLDRLLIETDSPWLAPVPHRGKQNQPGYVVEVAEFIAALKGVSVSDLARITTENFYTLFSKIKGKVS, via the coding sequence TTGTTCGTAGATTCTCATTGTCATTTAGACCGACTTAAGCAAGGGCCAGAAGAGCTGGCTGAAACCTTAAATTTCGCAAGAACCCGGGGTGTTGAACACTTCTTATGTGTGTGCGTTTCTGTTGCTGATTACGACGGTATGCTGGCAGCCGTTAGTCAGTTTGATGACGTTTCAGTATCTTGTGGTGTTCACCCTTTGCATCAAGATGAAGCTTGCAGCTATGAGGAATTGTTAGAGAAAGCGCAGCGTGATGAAGTCGTAGCCATTGGCGAAACCGGGCTCGATTATTTTTACAGTCCAGAGAGTAAAGAGATTCAGCTAACGTCCTTTGTCGACCATATCAAAGTAGCTAACGAAACTAAAAAGCCATTAATTATTCATACACGGGATGCAAGGGAAGACACCATCAATTTGCTTCGCGAACATAAAGCTCCACACACCAAAGGTGTTTTGCATTGCTTCACTGAATCATTGGAAATGGCGCAGGCGGCAATAGAGATGGATTTTTATATTTCTATTTCTGGCATCGTAACCTTTAATTCAGCCGATGAATTGCGCGAGGTGGTTAAAGCGATCCCTTTAGACCGACTACTTATTGAAACCGACTCTCCGTGGCTTGCACCTGTTCCTCATCGCGGTAAACAAAACCAGCCTGGATACGTAGTAGAAGTAGCCGAGTTTATTGCAGCACTCAAAGGCGTTTCGGTATCTGACTTAGCGCGTATTACTACTGAAAACTTTTATACATTGTTCTCTAAAATAAAAGGCAAGGTGTCATAA
- a CDS encoding pyridoxamine 5'-phosphate oxidase family protein produces the protein MAQWRQNLVKSLHQSKSMPESRYFQMATIDAQGFPCNRTVVYRGITEHNQIEVISDTRSDKFNHLSNNPISQVCWYFSKTREQYRFTCRASIVTLRDDPDMLKSHWAKLSDAGKKQFLWGRPGTPRNTGAPLNIEGDFNCIPEHFCVILLSVEFVDYLSLRGNPQYREQHHKDAEGNWVCQSVIP, from the coding sequence ATGGCTCAGTGGCGTCAGAATTTGGTAAAAAGTTTGCACCAATCTAAAAGTATGCCTGAAAGTCGCTATTTTCAGATGGCGACCATAGACGCTCAAGGCTTTCCGTGCAATCGCACGGTAGTATATCGAGGTATTACTGAACACAATCAAATAGAAGTGATATCGGACACGCGATCAGATAAATTTAATCACTTGTCGAATAATCCAATATCGCAAGTGTGCTGGTACTTTTCCAAAACTCGCGAGCAATACCGCTTTACTTGCCGTGCCAGTATAGTAACGCTGCGCGATGATCCTGATATGTTGAAAAGCCACTGGGCAAAACTATCGGACGCAGGTAAAAAACAATTTTTGTGGGGTAGGCCTGGAACGCCGCGGAACACAGGCGCCCCTTTAAACATTGAAGGAGACTTCAACTGCATTCCCGAGCACTTCTGTGTCATTTTACTTTCAGTTGAATTTGTGGACTATCTGTCGTTACGTGGTAACCCTCAATACAGAGAGCAACATCACAAGGATGCTGAAGGGAATTGGGTATGCCAATCAGTTATTCCATGA
- a CDS encoding SDR family oxidoreductase, with translation MANVLVIGATGQIGKQAVVKLLDAGHKVKAPVRSPDKLADIKNDNFTVVEQDLEKDFSQHFDDVDTVIFTAGSGGSTGPEKTLLIDLWAARNAVNYAKESNVTTFIMVSSIGAGDPDAVDSEIKPYLVAKHMADEHLKNSGLHYIILRPGSLLNEPGTHLVSTEVPTDKNKAVIPREDVATALVEATSRVDDTNVILHLFKGDTPIAHIF, from the coding sequence ATGGCAAATGTATTAGTAATTGGCGCAACCGGGCAAATTGGCAAACAAGCAGTTGTAAAACTGCTTGATGCGGGGCATAAGGTCAAGGCCCCTGTGAGAAGCCCAGATAAACTCGCTGATATTAAGAACGACAACTTTACGGTTGTTGAACAAGACCTAGAAAAAGACTTCTCCCAACATTTCGATGACGTTGATACCGTCATTTTTACTGCCGGCTCGGGTGGAAGTACTGGCCCAGAGAAAACACTCCTTATCGATCTTTGGGCGGCAAGAAATGCTGTCAACTATGCTAAGGAATCAAACGTGACCACGTTTATAATGGTTAGCTCTATTGGCGCTGGAGACCCAGACGCTGTCGATTCAGAGATAAAGCCATACCTTGTGGCGAAACACATGGCCGATGAGCATTTAAAGAATAGTGGTCTACATTACATTATTTTACGCCCTGGAAGCTTGTTGAACGAGCCAGGCACACACCTTGTCTCAACTGAAGTACCCACTGATAAGAATAAAGCGGTTATCCCACGAGAGGATGTGGCTACTGCTTTAGTAGAGGCCACCAGCAGAGTTGATGACACGAATGTTATACTGCACCTATTTAAAGGTGATACTCCGATAGCGCACATTTTCTAG